One stretch of Mycolicibacterium fallax DNA includes these proteins:
- a CDS encoding F0F1 ATP synthase subunit gamma → MAATLRELRGRIRSAGAIKKITKAQELIATSRIVKAQARVEQARPYSSEITHMLTLLAGHSALDHPLLVERPEATRAAVLVVSSDRGLCGGYNANVLRHAEELLTLLREQGKEADLYVVGRKALGFYSFRNRAVIQSWIGFSERPTFAHAQEIAETLVGAFLAGEEGEHSVDELHIVFTEFKTMLTQSAEARRIAPLVVEYVEDQTPVAEGPTTLFTFEPDATTLFEELLPRYVATRVYAALLEAAASESASRRRAMKSATDNADDLIKLLTLEANRERQAQITQEISEIVGGANALADAKD, encoded by the coding sequence ATGGCAGCCACACTGCGCGAATTGCGTGGACGTATCCGCTCGGCCGGGGCGATCAAGAAGATCACCAAGGCTCAGGAGCTGATCGCCACCTCGCGAATCGTCAAGGCGCAGGCCCGGGTCGAGCAGGCCCGGCCGTACTCGTCCGAGATCACGCACATGCTGACCCTGCTGGCCGGCCACAGTGCGCTCGATCATCCGCTGCTGGTCGAGCGGCCCGAGGCAACCCGGGCCGCCGTCCTGGTGGTGTCCTCCGACCGCGGCCTGTGCGGTGGCTACAACGCCAACGTGCTGCGCCACGCCGAGGAACTGCTGACGCTGCTGCGCGAGCAGGGCAAGGAAGCGGATCTGTATGTCGTCGGGCGCAAGGCGCTGGGCTTCTACAGCTTCCGCAACCGGGCGGTGATCCAGTCCTGGATCGGGTTCTCCGAACGGCCGACGTTCGCGCACGCCCAGGAGATCGCCGAGACCCTGGTCGGCGCGTTCCTGGCCGGCGAAGAGGGCGAACACAGCGTCGACGAACTGCACATCGTCTTCACCGAGTTCAAGACGATGCTGACCCAGTCGGCCGAGGCCCGCCGGATTGCTCCGCTGGTCGTCGAGTACGTCGAGGATCAGACGCCGGTGGCCGAGGGGCCGACGACGCTGTTCACCTTCGAGCCCGACGCCACCACGCTGTTCGAGGAACTGCTGCCGCGTTACGTCGCCACCCGGGTGTACGCCGCGCTGCTGGAGGCGGCGGCATCGGAGTCGGCTTCACGCCGGCGGGCGATGAAGTCGGCCACCGACAACGCCGACGATCTGATCAAGCTGTTGACGCTGGAAGCCAACCGCGAGCGTCAGGCACAGATCACCCAGGAAATCAGCGAGATCGTCGGCGGCGCGAACGCCCTGGCCGACGCAAAAGATTAG